The Vagococcus penaei genome includes the window GGTTATGATTACTGGTGATAAAGTGTTCTCAAAATTAAAATATGAAAGTGGTGCACACCGCGTACAACGCGTCCCATCGACGGAATCTCAAGGACGCGTACATACATCCACTGCAACGGTTGTTGTTTTACCTGAAGCTGAGGAAGTTGAAGTTGATTTAGCGGATAAAGATATTCGTGTAGATATTTATCATGCTAGTGGTGCTGGTGGTCAGCATGTTAATAAAACGGCTTCTGCGGTTCGTTTGACACATATTCCAACTGGTGTTGTTGTGGCTATGCAAGATGAGCGTTCACAACTTAAAAATCGGGAAAAAGCAATGAAAATTTTGCGAGCACGAGTTTATGATCAGTTACAGCATGAAAACCAAAGTGAATACGATGCAAACCGTAAATCAGCAGTCGGTACTGGAGATCGTTCTGAGCGTATTCGAACATATAATTTCCCTCAAAATCGAGTGACCGACCATCGAATTGGTTTAACGATTCAAAAGCTAGATCAAATTTTAGCTGGAAAGTTAGATGAAATTGTTGACTCACTGATTATTTATGATCAAGCAGCTCAATTGGATAAGCTAAATGGATAAAGTTGAAGGCCAAACTTATATAGAAGTCCTGAAATGGGCTTCTTCTTTTTTAAAAGCACAAAATGAAGAAGCGTACCTAGCTGAGTATTTATTATTAGAACGTCTAGGTTGGAATAAGACACAACTTTTGATGTCTTTTAAAAAGGATATGCCAGCCGACGTGAAAAAGCAATTTGAGCTAGATTTACACGATGTTTTAATGGGGAAACCAGCTCAGTATGTGATTGGATCAACGGAATTCTATGGTCAACGCTTTACTGTGACACAAGACACTTTGATACCACGCCCAGAAACAGAAGAATTGGTCGAACTTTGTTTAACTGACAATGAAGACTCACTTCAGACGGTTGTCGACATTGGTACTGGGTCGGGTATTATTGGTATTACACTAAAAAAACACCGTCCGAAATGGGTGGTGACTGCGAGTGATATCTCACCAGCAGCCTTAGAAGTTGCTCAAAGTAATGCTCAGCAACAGAACGTTAAGCTCAACTTTTTATTAAGCGATGTGTTAGACGACTATGTTGGTGCGCCAATTGATATCTTAGTATCTAATCCACCTTATATTGCAGAAACAGAGAAAGACGTTATGGATGAAAGTGTCAAACGCTACGAACCAAAATTAGCTTTATATGCTGCAGATAATGGCTTAGCTTTATATAAAAAAATTGCGCTTCAAGCAAAAGCCCATTTGGCTTCTAGTGGACACATTTATCTTGAGATTGGCTATCGTCAAGGTGAGACTGTCAAAACTATTTTTCAAGAAGCTTTTCCAAACAAAGAGGTAACTATACTAAAAGACTTAAATCAACAAGAACGCATGATTCGAGTTAGATAATAAGGAAGTTAGATAAAATGCAAACAAAAATATTACAAGAAAAAGAGATTCAACAAGCAGTACAGGCAATTCGAGAAGGAGGCTTAATTGCTTTTCCAACAGAAACTGTTTACGGATTAGGAGCAGATGCTACTAATCCAGAAGCAGTTAAAGCGGTATATGCTGCTAAAGGACGCCCGAGTGATAACCCTTTAATTGTTCATATTTCTGATGAAAAAGAGTTATTGCCATTCGTTAAACCTATTTCACCAAAAGCCCAACAATTAATGGATTATTTTTGGCCGGGACCTTTGACACTAATTTTTGAATTGAAAGAATCTGACAGTTTACCTTCAGTTGTGACTGGCGGCTTAAACACGGTTGCCTTTCGGATGCCGGATAAAGCCATTACCCGTGAATTGATAAAACAATCTGGTTGTGTATTAGTGGGTCCAAGTGCTAATTCTTCAGGTAAACCCAGTCCGACGTTAGCTAGTCATGTGTATGATGACTTATCTGGCAAAATAACCGGCATTGTTGATGGAGGAGCATGTACAGTTGGGATTGAGTCGACGGTTTTAGATATTTCTAATGAAACTGGCTTACCAGAAATTTTACGTCCAGGTGCTATCACACAGGAAGAGTTAGAGTTGGTCATTGGTCCAGTTATCGTAGACGGGCATCTAGTGGATTCAAATGAGGTACCCAAAGCACCAGGCATGAAGTACAAACACTATTCACCTGACACTCCCGTTATTATGATGCCATCAGATACTTTATCAAGTTGGCAAACCGCTAGTCGTGAATACCTTAGTGTGGGTAAACGCGTGGGAATTCTCGCTAATGAGATGATTCTCTCACAGCTTATGAAAGATAAAGATGACCACTTAGTTACCTACTCATTAGCTACTAAGCGAGATGTGACACAAGCAATGACGCATTTATTTGCCGGCTTGCGTCATTTAGACCACGTTACTCCAAAACTAGATGTTATTTTAGCTGAATGTTATCCAGAAATTGGTCAAGGGGTGGGCTATATGAATCGCTTGAAAAAAGCGTCTGGTGGTCACATTTATTTAGAGAAAAAATAAAGACATGGCTACTCCGTGAAAAAATATGGTACAATATAAAAAATGACGTTAGGGGTGCTGTAATGAGTTATCGTGATGAGGATTTAGTGTTGTGGGAAGCGATTGATCATGAAAAAAATCGCCAAGAGAATAATATTGAGTTGATTGCTTCAGAAAACTTTGTATCTGAAGGTGTAATGAAAGCTCAAGGGAGCGTTCTGACAAATAAATATGCTGAAGGTTATCCAGGTCGTCGCTATTATGGTGGTTGCGAATTTGTTGATGTTGTTGAACAATTAGCCATTGATCGTGCCTGTGAGATTTTCGGAGCTAAGCATGCAAACGTGCAACCGCATTCTGGATCACAAGCAAATACGGCTGCTTATATGGCGCTGTTAGAGCCAGGTGACATGATTTTAGGTATGGATTTGACGTCTGGTGGTCATTTAACACACGGGTCTCCAGTTAACTTTAGTGGTAAAACTTATGAGTTTATTTCTTACGGTGTAGATCCAGTGACTGAGGTAATCGATTATGATGTGGTTGAAATTTTAGCTAGAAAACATCGCCCAAAATTGATTGTGGCCGGTGCCAGTGCTTATTCTCGTGAAATTGATTTTAAACGTTTTAAAGAGATTGCTGACAGTGTTGATGCTAAATTGCTGGTTGATATGGCACATATTGCTGGTTTAATAGCAAGTGGTTTACATCAAAATCCAGTTCCATATGCGGATGTTGTGACATCAACAACGCACAAAACACTACGTGGTCCACGAGGTGGCTTAATTTTAACGAATGATGACGCTCTAGCGAAAAAAATTAATAGTGCGATTTTCCCTGGTATTCAAGGTGGGCCATTAGAGCACGTTATTGCTGGAAAAGCAATCGCCTTTAAGGAAGCATTACAACCAGCATTTAAAGAGTATTCGAAGCAAGTAATTGCTAATGCTAAGATAATGGCACGCGTATTTAATCAAGCTGAGGAAACGCGTTTAATTAGTGGTGACACAGATAATCACTTGTTATTAGTTGATGTAAGTGGTTTTGGGATGACTGGTAAAGAAGCCGAAGCATTACTTGATGCTGTTGCAATTACAGTTAATAAAAATACAATTCCTTTTGAGAGCTTAAGTCCTTTCCAAACTAGCGGAATCCGTATTGGAACACCGGCTATTACGACACGTGGTTTTAAAGAAGAAGATGCTGAAAAAGTAGCTTTACTTATTATAGAGACATTGAAAAACAAAGAAAATCCAGATGCATTAGTTAAAATTAAAGAAGAAGTTAGTGAGTTAGTTAAAAAACATCCACTTTATGTATAATTTTTTAGGTAATTGACTAGTCAATTACCTTCTTTTCCGTTACAATAGATTGGAATAAAATTTAAGGGAGCGAATTAACATGGGAAAATTTCAAGTTATTGATCATCCATTGATCCAACACAAATTAACAATTATTAGAGATAAGAATTGTGGAACAAAAGTATTTCGAGAAGTTGTCGACGAAATTGCTATGTTAATGGCTTATGAAGTATCAAGAGACATGCCATTAGAGGATGTTGAAATTGAAACGCCAATTTGTAAGAGCGTTCAAAAAACTTTAACTGGTAAAAAAGTAGCGATTATCCCAATTTTACGTGCCGGAATTGGCATGGTGGATGGTATGTTAGAATTAATTCCAGCAGCTAAGGTAGGCCATGTAGGTCTTTACCGTGATCACGACACATTAGAGCCAGTTGAATATTTCGTTAAATTACCAGCTGATATTGCAGAACGTCAGTTATTGGTTGTGGACCCAATGTTGGCAACAGGTGGTTCAGCAATTATGGCAATTGATTTATTAAAAAAACGTGGTGCAACGAATATTAAATTTGTTTGTTTAGTAGCAGCCCCTGAAGGAATTAAACTTTTACAAGAAGCACATCCAGATGTTGATATTTATGTCGCTGGTCTAGATGAAAAATTAGATGAGAATGGTTACATTGTCCCTGGTTTAGGTGATGCTGGTGACCGTTTATTTGGAACAAAATAAGTTGAATAACTTTTAAATATGTCTTGAAAACATGTGGTAGTTTGTATTAGTCAAATTCCATGTGTTTTTTGTTTGCTTCACGTATAATAAAAGCAATGAGGTTAATATTAAGGAGGGGACGCAATGGAACACTCAATGCGTCAATTATTGAGTTACAAAGATACTGTTATATCAAATTTAGTTTTAGATTCTTATAAAAAGATTGGAATGACAGATGAAGAATTAGTTTTATTCTTACAATTACTTAAATACCATCAAAAGGGCATTGATTTTCCGGATTTAGGCGAAGTATCGCAATGCATGGGCCATAGTGTTGAGCAATTATTTCGTCTAATTCAAAGTATGATTGATAAAAAATATTTGGCGATTCAAACAACCACTAATGGGAATGGTCAGTCTGAAGACCATTATGATTTATTATTGATTTATGATAAATTACTACTTTCTCTTGATCAAGAACAAGAGGAAACCAAAGAACAAGAGCAAGAACAGCAAGTAGCTAAGCTTTTTCAGATGTTTGAAAAAGAATTTGGTCGTCCATTATCACCAATGGAATTAGAGACAATTAATTTATGGCTAGCTGAGGATAAATATCGGGTTGAGATGATTGAATTGGCTTTGCGTGAAGCTGTCTTAAATCAAGCGTATAGCCTTAAATATATTGATCGTATCTTACTCTCTTGGGAACGTAAAAACATTACTTCAAAACAACAAATTCAACAAGAACAAAAAAAACGTCTAGCAGTAGTTGATAATCAAACGATTCATTCGGATAAAGAAGAAAAATTACCACATATTCCAATGTATAATTGGTTAAATCCTAAAGAGAGTCGGTGATAAGACTTGTTATCGAAAAAAAGAACGATGGAAGCTTTAGGCCGAATGCGGGATATGTATCCTGATGCTAAGGGAGAATTGAATGCTGAGACAGATTTTCAGTATCTTGTTGCAGTAATTTTGAGTGCACAAGCAACAGACGTTTCGGTTAATAAAGCGACACCAGAGTTATTTTCTCATTATCCAACTGCTCATGAACTTGCTAAAGCACCATTAGATGATGTCATGGCCTTAATTAAAACGATTGGGTTATACAAAACAAAAGCCAAAAACATTATTAAGACTGCCCAAGCGATTGAAACTGAGTTTGATGGAGTAGTGCCAAAAACGATTAAAGAATTGATGTCTCTGCCAGGTGTTGGTCAAAAAACGGCTAATGTTGTTGCAGGTGATTTATTTAATGTACCAGCAATAGCAGTAGATACTCATGTTGAACGTGTGAGTAAACGTTTACGTATTTGTAGACAAAAAGATTCGGTTAAAGAAGTAGAAGAAACTTTACAAAAAAAAATCCCATCAGAATTATGGGTGACGGCCCATCATACATTGATTTTGTTTGGCCGTTATCATTGCACGGCTCGTAGCCCAAAATGTGAGACTTGTCCCTTATTTGATTTATGTGCAGAAGGCCCTAAAATTTTAAAGCAAAGACTGGTTAAGAATAAAATTAAAAAGAAAGAGGAACCTTCATCAATATGAGATGTAGTGAACCCTGACAGTTAGACTTTTTGGAGTAGAGAAATCTACTCCTTTTTTATCGTCTCAAGCAGTCATTTTAAGACGATAATTAATTGGACTTAATTCGTCTAATTTCTTTTTTTATTCGCTTATTATTGTAATAATAAATCCAATTTTCTATTGATTTTTTCAATGAGCTAAAATTATGATAAGTTTTTCCGTAATAGATTACTTATTTTAACAATTCAAAAAAATTTTCAATTAATGAGTTATCCAAGCAATTTTCTTTTCAGAAGATACTATGAAAAATATTATTATCTTTAAGATATTTCTAGTATTGACCCATTTGATGTGCCCAACCTGATCCAAGTGAAGAGTACATCTAACTAGACAATCAGAGGTTGACTTTATTGCTTTGAATTGTGCTTTTTCAATAGATGGTGCAGTCAGTCTGTCAGAAATATAATAGGAAATAATTTCACTATTAAACATGTCCAAATAAGGATTGAAATATAATTTTTTCATAGTTGGATTTCCTTAATTATCTGTAATATAATATTTAAACTCTGTCGTATCTGTTGTAAGTTTTTGGTGAGGAATAGACGTATAAAGCCTTTTTTGAATTAAATTTTTTGCAATTCTACTAACTGAATTTTTATAGGAATTATATTTTCTAAATTTATGAGTAAAATTAATTACTTTTAGATTTAACTTAAGCGTAATTTTTCGAATCTTTTTATGATTAACGATCCTACCTTTACTTTTCAATACTGAGATTATCTTCTATATCCATAGGATTCATTGTTTTCAAAAAAGGTAAGTTTGATTTCTTCTTATAGTTTTAAATTTGGATTTTCGCTATTAAATCTTTTTTGTCAGTACATACAGGTATTTTTAGGGGATTTAATAGTTGCAAGAAAGTCAGTTAATTCAAATTTTTCTCGGAGGTTAAAGATGACGGTCGAGATAGTTTCATTCGTTGTTTTTCTTTCTACTTTTTTATCTTTAGTTAATAGACATTTTTATCGGCGTCCTTTCATTCTATAAAGCCCATTAATTCCTTTTCTTACAATTGTTTTAGTTAACGTACAATAAGAGAATAGCTGTTCATGCATAAGGCATTAGATGTGTCTTGATAGGATTCCTTACTTGTTAAATACAAATCTATCGTATTCAATTTAAATTGAACAGTATAATTTTTATCTTTTTCACAAGGTTTCAATCCATCTTTACCAAATTTTCGATAGGAATTCAACCAATTGCTAATTTGATAATTACTTTTAAGACTATATCTATCTTTCAAATGTGAGTAACTTACATCATTATTAATATATTTCCGAGCAATCTTGAGTTTAAATTTATAATTATATTTTGTCGCAAAAAAACACCCCTAAAGCTAGATTTTAGTCTAACTTTAGAAGTGTGCTACAAGAAGCGTCCTCTTTCTTTTAATATTAATTATTTTTCATCATTTTTGTCAGGTTTTTCAGGTTTTTCTGGTTCTGAAGGGGTACTTTCAGCAGGTTTTTCAGTAGCTGGTTGACTTTCTGTTACTTCTTCATCAGGTTTATCTGGTACTTCAGATGTTTTCGTAGGTTCAGAATTTTGACTATTATGACTAGGTTTTGAAATCTCTGGTAGATTTTCGACCGTTTTTTCTTCATAAGTATAGTATGTGTAGCTACTTTGCGCGGGTGCATTGTTTAAATGCCCTTTAATATATACTTCATTTCCAATTCGAACAATATCGTCAGGTTGTTTCCAATCTGTTGGGGTGATGTTCTGGTAAAGATAGGTCATAAAATTACGATAAATATCTGTGGCTAATTGTTGGTCTTGAATTGGTATCGGATTTAGGTAGTCATCATATCCTGTCCATACTGCAAAAGAATATTTAGGTGTATAACCAACAAATGTAATGTCAGGACTACCTGTCCCATTAACTTTATCTAAGTCTTTATCTGCATAATTTGATGTCCCGGTTTTCCCAGCTTGAATGATACCATCAATTGCGGCATTAGTACCCGTTCCACGATTAATAACATCTTTTAAGATGTCAGTAACAATAAACGCTGTTGATTCTTTCATTGCTCGTTCGCCTTGGGGATCAAAAGTTTCTTCAGTTCCATCTTGGTATACAATTTTATTGATATAAGACGGTTCATAGTAGACACCACCATTGGCAAATGGAACATAGGCTGCAGCTAGTTCTTCAGATGAGGCTTGAAGTGAAATAGCAGAGCTTTGGTGGAGTTCATTAGTTAAGCCAGCTTTTTTAATAAAGTCCGATGCTTTGTCTATTCCAACTTCATCTAGAGCTTTTAAAGCTGGAATATTTCGTGAATCAACAAGTGACTCACGCATTGTTAATGCACCCCGATAAGATTTATCATAGTTATAGACTGGAGTGTTTGTTCCCTTATAGTAATAAGGTTCATCGACAAATACTGTACCCGATCCACGACTTTCATTTTCAATTAATGGACCGTACGCGACGATTGGTTTTGCTGTTGATCCTATATCACGTTTCGTTTTTGTTGCACGATTCCAGCCACCACGTTCTTTAATTTTTCGACCGCCAATTTCAGCACGAACAAAGCCATTTTTAGCATCGATTAAGGTAGCTGATGTTTGAAATTGTTCATCTGGAAAATTAATCGATGATTCATCATTATTAACTAGATTATAAAGGTAAGATTGAGCATTCATATCAATATTTGTATAAATATCTAATCCATCTGTATAAACATTTTTCTTCGTTTTCTTTTCGACATCTTTAATCACTTCTTGAATATAGTTTTCAGTCATCATTAGATTGGATTCATCATTTTTTAACGGTTGTAAACCTTGGTCAATTGGAACAGCGATTGCTTCTTGATATTGTTTGTCATTAATTTTTTTATTATCTAGCATCTGTTTTAATACCAAGTCACGGCGTTCTTTTGCAGCTTCCTTATGTACATACGGGTCATAATTATTGGGGGCTTGTGGCAAACCAGCTAAGAGAGCATATTCAGGTAACGTGAGCTCATTAAAAGGCTTGTTGTAATAAACATCTGCAGCTGTTTTCATACCGTATAAGCCATTTGCCATATAGACTCTATTAATATAATAGGTGAGAATTTCATCTTTTGATTTTGTTTTCTCAAGCTTTAAAGCTAGCCAAGCTTCTTGGGCTTTACGTTTGTAGGTTTGGTCCTCTTTCTTTGTTGAAAAATAAGACAGTTTAATAAGTTGCTGAGTTAATGTACTCCCACCTTGGGTATGATTTCCCTTTAAATTTGAGACTGCAGCACCTAGTATTCTGACGGGATCAATTCCAATATGTTTTTCGAATCGTCGATCTTCGACAGATAAGACTGCGTCTTTAAGTTGTGGTGGAATCTCAGAAGGATTGATGGTTTCACGTTTCTTCTCGCCAAGTTCCATGAAGAATTTACCATTCATATCATAAAATTTAGAAGAAACAGTATCCTCTAATTTTTTATAATCAAGTTTCGGTGTATCTTTGATATAATAACCAAAAACTCCTACACCAATCACAGTTGGGATAAGGATAAATAATAAAATCACTGTCAATATAGCGGTTAGTACAGTTCCTTTAGATTTTTTCTTTCTAGTTGGGTTATTCGCCATTATGAGAATCTCCTTTTAGTATGTGTTGTTCTAAAATTTCTAAGTAAGGAACAGCTGGAGATAGTCCCAAAGAAATCTCAAAACCAAGTGTTTCGATTGTTGTCAATGGAATGGACTTTCTACCATTATTCGCTTGTTCCTTCCAGTAACGAATGACATAGTCCGCTGGTAAATAAAAGCAACGTTTCAGTGTGGAAAACCATATTAAAACAAAAACCAATCCATTTTGCTTCAAACATTGTTCCATATGATTTATTTGGTGTGCATGAAAATTACTCAGTGGAAATGATGTTTTATTTTTAGTTTCTTTTGCTTCGAAATCTAAATAAAAGCC containing:
- the prfA gene encoding peptide chain release factor 1 is translated as MFDQLQAVEDRYEELGELLSDPEVVTDTKRFMELSKEEAGTRETVDVYRRYKQVVNDIKETEELLGEKLDDDMQEMAKEELSELKSEKIDLEERMKILLLPKDPNDDKNIIMEIRGAAGGDEAALFAGDLFDMYQSYATAQGWKFEVMDANVTDIGGYKEVTVMITGDKVFSKLKYESGAHRVQRVPSTESQGRVHTSTATVVVLPEAEEVEVDLADKDIRVDIYHASGAGGQHVNKTASAVRLTHIPTGVVVAMQDERSQLKNREKAMKILRARVYDQLQHENQSEYDANRKSAVGTGDRSERIRTYNFPQNRVTDHRIGLTIQKLDQILAGKLDEIVDSLIIYDQAAQLDKLNG
- the prmC gene encoding peptide chain release factor N(5)-glutamine methyltransferase encodes the protein MDKVEGQTYIEVLKWASSFLKAQNEEAYLAEYLLLERLGWNKTQLLMSFKKDMPADVKKQFELDLHDVLMGKPAQYVIGSTEFYGQRFTVTQDTLIPRPETEELVELCLTDNEDSLQTVVDIGTGSGIIGITLKKHRPKWVVTASDISPAALEVAQSNAQQQNVKLNFLLSDVLDDYVGAPIDILVSNPPYIAETEKDVMDESVKRYEPKLALYAADNGLALYKKIALQAKAHLASSGHIYLEIGYRQGETVKTIFQEAFPNKEVTILKDLNQQERMIRVR
- a CDS encoding L-threonylcarbamoyladenylate synthase, producing MQTKILQEKEIQQAVQAIREGGLIAFPTETVYGLGADATNPEAVKAVYAAKGRPSDNPLIVHISDEKELLPFVKPISPKAQQLMDYFWPGPLTLIFELKESDSLPSVVTGGLNTVAFRMPDKAITRELIKQSGCVLVGPSANSSGKPSPTLASHVYDDLSGKITGIVDGGACTVGIESTVLDISNETGLPEILRPGAITQEELELVIGPVIVDGHLVDSNEVPKAPGMKYKHYSPDTPVIMMPSDTLSSWQTASREYLSVGKRVGILANEMILSQLMKDKDDHLVTYSLATKRDVTQAMTHLFAGLRHLDHVTPKLDVILAECYPEIGQGVGYMNRLKKASGGHIYLEKK
- the glyA gene encoding serine hydroxymethyltransferase, which codes for MSYRDEDLVLWEAIDHEKNRQENNIELIASENFVSEGVMKAQGSVLTNKYAEGYPGRRYYGGCEFVDVVEQLAIDRACEIFGAKHANVQPHSGSQANTAAYMALLEPGDMILGMDLTSGGHLTHGSPVNFSGKTYEFISYGVDPVTEVIDYDVVEILARKHRPKLIVAGASAYSREIDFKRFKEIADSVDAKLLVDMAHIAGLIASGLHQNPVPYADVVTSTTHKTLRGPRGGLILTNDDALAKKINSAIFPGIQGGPLEHVIAGKAIAFKEALQPAFKEYSKQVIANAKIMARVFNQAEETRLISGDTDNHLLLVDVSGFGMTGKEAEALLDAVAITVNKNTIPFESLSPFQTSGIRIGTPAITTRGFKEEDAEKVALLIIETLKNKENPDALVKIKEEVSELVKKHPLYV
- the upp gene encoding uracil phosphoribosyltransferase, producing MGKFQVIDHPLIQHKLTIIRDKNCGTKVFREVVDEIAMLMAYEVSRDMPLEDVEIETPICKSVQKTLTGKKVAIIPILRAGIGMVDGMLELIPAAKVGHVGLYRDHDTLEPVEYFVKLPADIAERQLLVVDPMLATGGSAIMAIDLLKKRGATNIKFVCLVAAPEGIKLLQEAHPDVDIYVAGLDEKLDENGYIVPGLGDAGDRLFGTK
- a CDS encoding DnaD domain-containing protein codes for the protein MEHSMRQLLSYKDTVISNLVLDSYKKIGMTDEELVLFLQLLKYHQKGIDFPDLGEVSQCMGHSVEQLFRLIQSMIDKKYLAIQTTTNGNGQSEDHYDLLLIYDKLLLSLDQEQEETKEQEQEQQVAKLFQMFEKEFGRPLSPMELETINLWLAEDKYRVEMIELALREAVLNQAYSLKYIDRILLSWERKNITSKQQIQQEQKKRLAVVDNQTIHSDKEEKLPHIPMYNWLNPKESR
- the nth gene encoding endonuclease III; its protein translation is MLSKKRTMEALGRMRDMYPDAKGELNAETDFQYLVAVILSAQATDVSVNKATPELFSHYPTAHELAKAPLDDVMALIKTIGLYKTKAKNIIKTAQAIETEFDGVVPKTIKELMSLPGVGQKTANVVAGDLFNVPAIAVDTHVERVSKRLRICRQKDSVKEVEETLQKKIPSELWVTAHHTLILFGRYHCTARSPKCETCPLFDLCAEGPKILKQRLVKNKIKKKEEPSSI
- a CDS encoding PBP1A family penicillin-binding protein, encoding MANNPTRKKKSKGTVLTAILTVILLFILIPTVIGVGVFGYYIKDTPKLDYKKLEDTVSSKFYDMNGKFFMELGEKKRETINPSEIPPQLKDAVLSVEDRRFEKHIGIDPVRILGAAVSNLKGNHTQGGSTLTQQLIKLSYFSTKKEDQTYKRKAQEAWLALKLEKTKSKDEILTYYINRVYMANGLYGMKTAADVYYNKPFNELTLPEYALLAGLPQAPNNYDPYVHKEAAKERRDLVLKQMLDNKKINDKQYQEAIAVPIDQGLQPLKNDESNLMMTENYIQEVIKDVEKKTKKNVYTDGLDIYTNIDMNAQSYLYNLVNNDESSINFPDEQFQTSATLIDAKNGFVRAEIGGRKIKERGGWNRATKTKRDIGSTAKPIVAYGPLIENESRGSGTVFVDEPYYYKGTNTPVYNYDKSYRGALTMRESLVDSRNIPALKALDEVGIDKASDFIKKAGLTNELHQSSAISLQASSEELAAAYVPFANGGVYYEPSYINKIVYQDGTEETFDPQGERAMKESTAFIVTDILKDVINRGTGTNAAIDGIIQAGKTGTSNYADKDLDKVNGTGSPDITFVGYTPKYSFAVWTGYDDYLNPIPIQDQQLATDIYRNFMTYLYQNITPTDWKQPDDIVRIGNEVYIKGHLNNAPAQSSYTYYTYEEKTVENLPEISKPSHNSQNSEPTKTSEVPDKPDEEVTESQPATEKPAESTPSEPEKPEKPDKNDEK
- the recU gene encoding Holliday junction resolvase RecU — translated: MTINYPNGQTRANGLSPKIKPSRKTLTYANRGMSFEELINQSNLYYLTKGQAVIHKKPTPIQIVQVNYPKRSAAKITEAYFKESSTTDYNGVYKGFYLDFEAKETKNKTSFPLSNFHAHQINHMEQCLKQNGLVFVLIWFSTLKRCFYLPADYVIRYWKEQANNGRKSIPLTTIETLGFEISLGLSPAVPYLEILEQHILKGDSHNGE